From the Micromonospora echinofusca genome, the window CAGGTCCGTGCCGGGCGCGAGCTCGGGGAGCAGCGCGGTGGCCGTCGCGTTGACCAGCGTCACCAGCCCCGCCCGGTCGACCGTCACGACCGCCTCGGTGAGCCCGTCGAGCACCTCGCGGGTGAGCCGGGAGTCGGCCGGCGGCGTGGTGCCGGGGGAGCGGTCGGGGCGGGGGTGGGCGGGTTGCCCGCCGTCGGCCGGGCCCGTGACACCGCCTCGGGAAGCGGTGGTCACCGCCGCTCGCCGGGCACCCCGGTCTGTCGACCTGTGCGCATGCTGGTCGTGCACTCCTCGGATGTGGGTCGTTGCCTCGGGGCAAGCGTACCGAGGCAAAGCCGCGTCGCCACCGGAGGAACGGGGCTCAGGCCGGGCGGGCCAGCCAGCCGGCCGGCCGAGCCAGGATCCGGCGTACCACCGAACCGGCCCCGCCGACGGCCGCGGCGGCGGCGCCGAGGGTCGCCGGGCGGACGGTGACGGGGGACCAGGCCGCGGTGAGCACCCGCCGGGAGATCTCGGCGAGCACCGGCGGGCGCAGCCACGGCGCCAGCGGGGCGTATCCGCCGCCGAGCACCACGGTGTCCAGGTCCAGCAGGTTCACCACGCCGGCGAGGGCGACGCCCAGGGCGGTCCCGGCCCCGGCCAGGGCCCGCAGCGCGGCGGGGTCGCCGGCCCCGGCCAGCTCGGCCAGCCGGGTCGTCGCGGTGTCCGCCGGCAGGTCCGCGCCGGCGAGGCCGGCCGCCGCAAGGATGGCCTCCTGACCGGTGTACGTCTCCAGGCAGCCCCGGCTGCCGCACCGGCAGGGCGGGCCGTCGGGCCGGATCGGGAGGTGGCCGATCTCGCCGCTCCAGCCGCGTGCGCCCCGGTAGAGGGCACCGTCGAGCACGATCCCGGCGCCGATGCCGACCTCGCCGGAGATGTGCAGGAAGCTGGGCCGGCCGGCCGGACCGGCGTGCAGCTCGCCCAGCGCGGCGAGGTTGGCCTCGTTGTCGACCACCAGCGGCGGCACGCCGTCGACGTGCGCGGTCAGCGGCGGCCCCTTCCCGAGCAGCGCCGGGACGGGCACGTCGCGCCAGCCGAGGTTCGGCGCGAGGCGGACCAGGCCGGCGTCGTCGACCAGGCCCGGCACCGCGAGGGCCGCGCCGGCCAGGGTCAGCCCCTCGCGGGTGGCGTCGGCGCGGGCGTGCGCGGCCAGGTCCGCGAGCCGGGCGAGCGCCTCGGCGGCGGAGAGGGGCCGCAGGTCGGCGCGGCGCACGGTGTGGTGGCGGACCCGACCGGCGAGGTCCACCACGCAGGCGGCCAGGTAGTCGACGTTGATCTCCAGGCCGAGCCCGGCCGGCCCGTCGGTGGCGAGCACCAGGCCCCTCGACGGCCGGCCCGCGCCGGTGCGCGGCGTCGGCTCCGCCTCGGTGACCAGCCGGCCGGCGAGCAGGTCCTCCACGACGGCCGAGACCGTGGCCCGGGTGAGGCCGGTGCCGGCGGCCAGCTCGGCCCGGGAGGGCGGGCGGTCGGCGGCGGCGATCCGGCCGAGCACCACGGCGAGGTTCCACTCGCGCAGGCTGCCCTGGCGTACGGCCCCGGGCGGGGCGTCGGGTCGGGTCACCCCTTGACACTGCCACGGGCCGGCCAAATAATTCAACCACTGAACAAATAGCGGACGACACCTCGGAGGTCTGCCATGGCACCCCGTCCCACTCCCGCCGACAAGTTCTCCTTCGGCCTCTGGACGGTGGGCTGGCAGGGCCGCGACCCGTTCGGCGACGCCACCCGGCCCGAGCTGGACCCGGTCGAGGCGGTGCGCCGGCTCGCCGAGCTGGGCGCGTACGGGATCACGCTGCACGACGACGACCTGATCCCCTTCGGCGCGGACGCCGCCACCCGCGACCAGCACGTGGCCCGCTTCCGTAAGGCGCTCGACGAGACCGGCCTGGTGGTCCCGATGGTGACCACCAACCTCTTCACCCACCCCGTCTTCAAGGACGGCGGCTTCACCAGCAACGACCGCGACGTGCGGCGCTACGCGCTACGCAAGGTGCTGCGCAACGTCGACCTCGCCGCGGAGCTGGGCGCCCGCACCTTCGTGATGTGGGGCGGCCGGGAGGGCGCCGAGTACGACCTCGCCAAGGACGTGCGCGCCGCCCTGGACCGCTACCGCGAGGCCGTCGACGTGCTCTGCCAGTACGTCGTCGACTCCGGCTACGACCTGCGCTTCGCCCTCGAGCCCAAGCCCAACGAGCCGCGCGGCGACATCCTCCTGCCCACCGTCGGGCACGCCCTGGCCTTCATCTCCACCCTGGCCCGCCCCGAGCTGGTCGGGCTCAACCCGGAGGTGGGGCACGAGCAGATGGCCGGCCTGAACTTCGCCCACGGCATCGCCCAGGCGCTCTGGCAGGGCAAGCTGTTCCACATCGACCTCAACGGCCAGCGCGGCGTCAAGTACGACCAGGACCTCGTCTTCGGCCACGGCGACCTGCTGAACGCGTTCGCCCTCGTCGACCTGCTGGAGCACGGCGGCCCCGGCGGCGGGCCCGCGTACGACGGCCCCCGGCACTTCGACTACAAGCCCTCACGCACCGAGGACCTGACCGGCGTCTGGGCGTCGGCGGAGGCGAACATGCGCACCTACCTGCTGCTCAGGGAGCGGGCGGCGGCGTTCCGGGCCGACCCGGAGGTCGCCGAGGCGCTGGCCGCCAGCCGGGTCGCCGACCTGGGCACGCCGACGCTGGCGCCGGGGGAGGGCTACGCCGACCTGCTCGCCGACCGGTCCGCGTTCGAGGAGTTCGACGTCGACGCGGCCGCCGCGAAGGGCTTCGGCTTCGTCCGGCTCAACCAGCTCGCCGTCGAGCACCTGCTCGGCGCCCGCTGAGGGCCGCCGGCGATGCCGATCGTCGCGGGGGTCGACTCCTCGACCCAGTCCTGCAAGGTCGTCGTCCGGGACGCGGAGACCGGCGCGCTGCTGCGGCAGGGCCGGGCGCCGCACCCGGACGGCACCGAGGTCGACCCGGCGGCGTGGTGGTCCGCGCTGGGCGCGGCGGTCGACGCCGCCGGCGGGCTGGCCGACGTGGCGGCGGTCTCCGTCGCCGGCCAGCAGCACGGCATGGTCTGCCTCGACGAGGCGGGCGAGGTGGTCCGGCCGGCGCTGCTGTGGAACGACACGCGTTCCGCCGGGGCCGCCGCCGAACTGGTCGAGGAGGCCGGCGGCGGGGAGGCGGGCCGCCGGTTCTGGGCGGACGCGGTGGGCAGCGTGCCGGTGGCGAGCTTCACCGCCACGAAGCTGCGCTGGCTGGCCCGGCACGAGCCGGAGCGCGCCGCCCGGGTGGCGGCGGTCTGCCTGCCGCACGACTGGCTGACCTGGCGGCTGGCCGGCGCGCCCGACCTGGCGGCGCTGCGCACCGACCGGGGCGACGCCAGCGGCACCGGCTACTGGTCCCCGGGCACCGGCGACTACCGGCTCGACCTGCTGGAGCGGGCGTTCGGCCGGCGGCCGCACGTGCCGGCGGTGCTCGGCCCGGCGGAGCCGGCCGGCCACGTACGCCCCGACGTCCTGCCGGGGCTGCCCGCCGGTGGGGCGGTGCTCGGCCCCGGCACCGGGGACAACGCCGCCGCCGCGCTCGGCGTCGGCGCGGGCCCGGGCGACGTGGTCCTCTCGATCGGCACCTCCGGCACCGTGTTCAGCGTCGCCGACGCCCCGGCCGCCGACCCGAGCGGAACGGTCGCCGGCTTCGCCGACGCCACCGGCCGCTTCCTGCCCCTGGTCTGCACGCTCAACGCGGCCCGGGTGCTCGACGCCGCCGCGGCGATGCTCCGGGTCGACCTGGACGAGCTGGCCGGGCTGGCGCTCGCCGCCCCCGCCGGCGCGGACGGGCTGGTCATGGTGCCCTACCTGGAGGGCGAGCGGACACCCGACCGGCCGCTGGCGTCCGGTGCCCTGCACGGGCTGACCCTGCGCACCTCGACGGCGGCCCACCTGGCGCGCGCCGCCGTCGAGGGGCTGCTCTGCGCACTCGCCGACGGTCTCGACGCGCTCACCGCCCAGGGCGCCACGGTCCGCCGGGTGATCCTCGTGGGCGGCGGAGCCCGGTCGGTGGCCGTGCGCCGGATCGCGCCGCAGGTCCTCGGGGTGCCGGTGGTCGTCCCGCCGCCCGGCGAGTACGTCGCCGACGGCGCCGCCCGCCAGGCCGCCTGGGTCGCCCTGGGCGGCGCGGCGCCCCCCGCGTGGTCCGTCGCGGGCACCGAGGAGTACGCGGACGCCCCCGTCCCCGCCGTCCGGGAGCGGTACGCCGCCGCCCGCGAACACTTCCTCGACCGGGTCGACGCCGTGGCGGGGTAAACGACTGTACGGGCGCGCGCCGGCTCGCGATCATCGACGGATGCGGACCACCCCCGAAACGGACGCGGCACCCGGCACCGGCATCCCCTCGATGCTCCAGTACGACGACGCGGACACCCCCTGCGACGTCATCGACGCGCTGGTCCTGGCGGACTTCGTCACGGGCCGGCACCCGTGGTCGCACACCGTCCGGCTCTCCCGGGTGCGCCCCGACGCGCCGCTGACGGCCCCCGACGGGCGGCTGCTGCGCACGGCGGTCGAGAACCGGCAGCGGTCCCGGCTGCTGGCCGGCGACGGCTGGACGGCCCGGGTGGTCACCTGGAAGGGGCGCGGCGCCGAGGTGACGGTCACGGCGGTGTCCGAGGAGGTGGGTCGGTCGGCTCTCGACCGGATCGTCGACGGCGCCGCCGAACCGGAGGACCCGG encodes:
- the xylA gene encoding xylose isomerase produces the protein MAPRPTPADKFSFGLWTVGWQGRDPFGDATRPELDPVEAVRRLAELGAYGITLHDDDLIPFGADAATRDQHVARFRKALDETGLVVPMVTTNLFTHPVFKDGGFTSNDRDVRRYALRKVLRNVDLAAELGARTFVMWGGREGAEYDLAKDVRAALDRYREAVDVLCQYVVDSGYDLRFALEPKPNEPRGDILLPTVGHALAFISTLARPELVGLNPEVGHEQMAGLNFAHGIAQALWQGKLFHIDLNGQRGVKYDQDLVFGHGDLLNAFALVDLLEHGGPGGGPAYDGPRHFDYKPSRTEDLTGVWASAEANMRTYLLLRERAAAFRADPEVAEALAASRVADLGTPTLAPGEGYADLLADRSAFEEFDVDAAAAKGFGFVRLNQLAVEHLLGAR
- the xylB gene encoding xylulokinase, whose product is MPIVAGVDSSTQSCKVVVRDAETGALLRQGRAPHPDGTEVDPAAWWSALGAAVDAAGGLADVAAVSVAGQQHGMVCLDEAGEVVRPALLWNDTRSAGAAAELVEEAGGGEAGRRFWADAVGSVPVASFTATKLRWLARHEPERAARVAAVCLPHDWLTWRLAGAPDLAALRTDRGDASGTGYWSPGTGDYRLDLLERAFGRRPHVPAVLGPAEPAGHVRPDVLPGLPAGGAVLGPGTGDNAAAALGVGAGPGDVVLSIGTSGTVFSVADAPAADPSGTVAGFADATGRFLPLVCTLNAARVLDAAAAMLRVDLDELAGLALAAPAGADGLVMVPYLEGERTPDRPLASGALHGLTLRTSTAAHLARAAVEGLLCALADGLDALTAQGATVRRVILVGGGARSVAVRRIAPQVLGVPVVVPPPGEYVADGAARQAAWVALGGAAPPAWSVAGTEEYADAPVPAVRERYAAAREHFLDRVDAVAG
- a CDS encoding ROK family protein, whose protein sequence is MTRPDAPPGAVRQGSLREWNLAVVLGRIAAADRPPSRAELAAGTGLTRATVSAVVEDLLAGRLVTEAEPTPRTGAGRPSRGLVLATDGPAGLGLEINVDYLAACVVDLAGRVRHHTVRRADLRPLSAAEALARLADLAAHARADATREGLTLAGAALAVPGLVDDAGLVRLAPNLGWRDVPVPALLGKGPPLTAHVDGVPPLVVDNEANLAALGELHAGPAGRPSFLHISGEVGIGAGIVLDGALYRGARGWSGEIGHLPIRPDGPPCRCGSRGCLETYTGQEAILAAAGLAGADLPADTATTRLAELAGAGDPAALRALAGAGTALGVALAGVVNLLDLDTVVLGGGYAPLAPWLRPPVLAEISRRVLTAAWSPVTVRPATLGAAAAAVGGAGSVVRRILARPAGWLARPA